A stretch of Henckelia pumila isolate YLH828 chromosome 4, ASM3356847v2, whole genome shotgun sequence DNA encodes these proteins:
- the LOC140867378 gene encoding auxin response factor 9-like — MANRGSFSQQQSSFLAEGDRGNDASLYRELWKACAGPLVDVPNDGERVYYFPQGHMEQLEASTNQELNERIPMFNLPSKVLCRIFNVHLMAEQDTDEVYAQITLMPEPDQTEPRSPDICPEEPSRPAVHSFCKVLTASDTSTHGGFSVLRKHANECLPPLDMTQQTPTQELVAKDLHGIEWHFKHIFRGQPRRHLLTTGWSTFVTSKRLVAGDSFVFLRGENGELCVGVRRHARQQSSMPSSVISSQSMHLGVLATASHAMVTQTRFVVYYKPRTSQFIIGLNKYLEAVNHDYGIGMRFKMRFEGEDSPERRFSGTIVGVEDFSSHWEDSQWRSLKVQWDEPASVPRPERVSPWEIEPFVATLPTTLVQPSTAKHKRLRPHFEGKVPEGCWQSMQLVNAPTTNPEETEESKSASAWSVISNHSAPSSGRKSNNPITSCRNEERNTDTVATCRLFGIDLNRPSVVTLSDYYSVKSFIPTETDEVYIPSGLSSGNSEQKSVLSRDSRDMTKEKLQNPSKEVQSRHSQSSRSRTKVHMQGVAVGRAVDLTSLNGYSELITELEEVFSISGELRSRDKWEIVFGDDEGDIMLLGDYPWPEFCNMVRRIFIWSSQDVKKMKGNKLPFSCSEYEGTAFNLESVVDQN, encoded by the exons ATGGCGAATAGAGGGTCATTTTCCCAGCAGCAAAGCAGTTTCTTGGCTGaag GGGATAGAGGCAATGATGCATCATTGTACAGAGAGCTATGGAAGGCTTGTGCAGGTCCTTTGGTGGATGTTCCAAACGATGGAGAAAGGGTTTATTATTTTCCCCAAGGTCACATGGAGCAA TTGGAGGCTTCAACAAATCAAGAATTGAATGAAAGGATACCAATGTTCAATCTTCCTTCAAAGGTCCTTTGTCGTATTTTTAATGTTCATCTTATG GCTGAACAAGACACCGATGAAGTTTATGCACAGATTACTTTGATGCCAGAACCTGAT CAAACTGAGCCGAGAAGTCCTGATATTTGTCCGGAGGAGCCTTCTCGACCCGCGGTTCACTCATTTTGCAAGGTTTTGACGGCCTCGGATACGAGTACCCATGGCGGATTCTCTGTCCTCCGCAAGCATGCTAACGAATGCCTTCCTCCTCTG GATATGACTCAGCAGACGCCAACTCAGGAACTTGTAGCAAAAGACCTGCATGGAATTGAATGGCATTTTAAGCATATATTTAGAG GTCAACCTCGAAGGCATTTACTGACAACAGGATGGAGTACATTTGTTACCTCGAAGAGATTAGTTGCCGGGGATTCTTTTGTGTTTCTGAG GGGTGAAAATGGGGAGTTGTGTGTTGGAGTCCGACGCCATGCTCGTCAGCAGAGCTCCATGCCATCGTCGGTTATCTCAAGTCAGAGCATGCATCTGGGAGTGCTTGCAACTGCATCTCATGCCATGGTGACTCAGACCCGTTTTGTTGTTTATTACAAGCCGAG AACAAGTCAGTTCATCATAGGCCTTAACAAATATCTAGAAGCTGTAAACCATGATTATGGAATCGGCATGCGATTCAAGATGCGATTTGAGGGGGAAGATTCTCCTGAGAGAAG ATTTTCAGGTACTATAGTTGGAGTTGAAGATTTTTCATCTCATTGGGAAGATTCACAATGGCGTTCTTTGAAA GTTCAATGGGACGAGCCAGCCTCTGTTCCAAGACCTGAAAGGGTTTCACCATGGGAGATCGAACCGTTTGTCGCGACACTCCCTACAACCCTTGTTCAGCCATCAACAGCAAAGCACAAAAGGCTTCGACCACACTTTGAAGGCAAAGTTCCTG AGGGATGCTGGCAATCGATGCAACTCGTCAATGCTCCAACTACGAATCCTGAAGAAACAGAAGAGAGTAAAAGTGCATCTGCTTGGTCTGTTATTTCGAACCACTCGGCTCCGAGCTCAGGGAGAAAAAGTAATAACCCCATCACTTCTTGCAGAAACGAGGAAAGGAATACTGATACTGTTGCAACATGCCGATTGTTTGGAATCGATTTGAATAGGCCTTCAGTAGTTACCCTTTCTGACTATTATTCTGTAAAATCATTTATACCAACTGAGACCGATGAAGTGTACATTCCTAGTGGACTATCCTCAGGCAATTCAGAACAGAAATCGGTGCTTTCAAGGGATTCAAGGGATATGACAAAAGAAAAATTGCAAAACCCATCAAAGGAGGTTCAAAGCAGACATAGCCAATCCTCTAGAAGCCGCACTAAG GTACACATGCAAGGTGTAGCAGTTGGTCGCGCTGTGGACTTGACTTCGTTAAACGGATACAGTGAGCTGATAACGGAACTTGAAGAGGTGTTTTCCATCAGCGGGGAGCTTCGGTCCCGAGACAAATGGGAAATTGTGTTTGGAGACGACGAAGGGGACATCATGCTCTTGGGCGATTATCCGTGGCC agaattttgcaacatgGTCCGGAGGATTTTCATCTGGTCTAGCCAAGATGTGAAGAAAATGAAAGGCAACAAGCTTCCATTCTCTTGTTCAGAGTATGAAGGAACCGCCTTTAATTTGGAAAGTGTTGTAGATCAGAATTAA
- the LOC140864742 gene encoding uncharacterized protein has protein sequence MGTSGADKSDKEGKEPETTSSQEQASADSGVVVADSIGREAALRLKTLAEQKYATNNIQSALKYAKRAHKLEPSLEGLSEMITAFKIICTAATPIFPATTESTSGLPPDYYRILQLERFSHINAIKKQYKKLALTLHPDKNPLPASEEAFKFVGEAVRVLSDKIRRKEYDMRLRIVMQSQTEGVAGVGAETFWTACSTCRLLHKFERKYLGHSLMCPRCKKCFKAVEVKENTVIGENIEDLEVNEGVGAGPTRISARIQERVLKGEKVGVLEKFNLGLKRKINSAGKPLERSGEKLARYEDEDGGVVKGLRSKRVEDVGNSGGSGERAGLNRVGKSASGYGRSNSDCARGRSKRAEVREEENMTLAQLQMLVKQKKADVDKLGMKKKDDNEKLQHKEEGDREKMKNTKGNSKKLKSKEKEETKEKKMFSLNINTDSNSASKDGKLEVMKKRASEYHSDTEIEVLRASKKGDLVIMPVEDSEFHDFDNARRARSFKKGQVWAAYDDDDGMPRHYALINDVTVNPFEVSLSWLEFECKGDGELMLRQKMGCPISCGRFKISRKVMVKYRNLFSHVVDNERAARDLYRIYPKKGSIWALYQTNDSDTERNNPGVKDKRCYDIIVSLSSYSDVHGLSIGFLEKVDGFRAVFKRREVGARAVQWLREDDIQRFSHQIPAKKLSGDEATNLPQDCWELDPASLSPQVSTGS, from the exons ATGGGGACTAGTGGGGCGGATAAATCGGATAAAGAAGGAAAGGAGCCAGAAACTACTTCTTCGCAG GAACAGGCTTCTGCTGATTCTGGCGTAGTTGTGGCTGATTCGATTGGTCGAGAAGCAGCTCTCCGTCTTAAAACCTTAGCGGAGCAAAAATATGCCACAAACAACATCCAATCTGCATTAAAATACGCCAAGCGCGCCCATAAGCTCGAACCATCTCTTGAAGGGCTTTCAGAAATGATCACTGCCTTCAAAATCATTTGTACTGCTGCCACGCCAATTTTTCCAGCCACAACAGAAAGTACTTCCGGTCTTCCTCCAGATTACTACAGGATTCTTCAGTTAGAGCGCTTCTCGCACATCAATGCTATCAAGAAACAGTACAAGAAGCTGGCTTTGACCCTACATCCGGACAAAAATCCACTACCTGCGTCTGAGGAGGCGTTTAAGTTTGTGGGTGAGGCGGTGAGGGTCTTATCAGATAAGATTAGGAGAAAGGAGTACGACATGAGGCTTAGGATTGTGATGCAGTCACAAACAGAGGGAGTGGCAGGAGTAGGAGCAGAGACATTTTGGACGGCGTGCTCGACGTGCAGGCTATTGCATAAATTTGAGAGGAAATATTTGGGGCATAGTTTGATGTGCCCTAGGTGTAAGAAATGTTTTAAGGCTGTGGAGGTGAAAGAGAACACTGTAATTGGAGAAAACATTGAAGACCTGGAGGTTAACGAGGGGGTTGGAGCTGGGCCTACAAGGATAAGTGCTAGGATTCAGGAGAGAGTTTTGAAGGGTGAAAAAGTAGGGGTTTTGGAGAAGTTTAATTTGGGGCTGAAGCGGAAAATCAATAGTGCGGGGAAGCCTTTGGAGAGGTCGGGGGAGAAATTGGCGAGATATGAGGATGAAGATGGTGGGGTGGTGAAGGGTTTGAGATCGAAGAGAGTTGAAGATGTTGGAAATTCGGGTGGAAGTGGCGAAAGAGCAGGGTTGAATAGAGTGGGAAAGTCTGCCAGTGGATACGGGAGGAGTAACAGCGACTGCGCACGTGGAAGGTCTAAGAGAGCAGAGGTTCGAGAAGAAGAAAATATGACGTTGGCGCAATTGCAGATGTTGGTAAAGCAAAAGAAGGCAGACGTGGATAAGTTGGGAATGAAAAAAAAGGATGATAATGAGAAGTTGCAGCATAAGGAGGAGGGAGACAGGGAGAAAATGAAAAACACTAAAGGCAATAGCAAGAAGTTGAAGTCAAAAGAAAAGGAGGAGAccaaggaaaagaaaatgtttAGTTTGAATATAAATACTGATAGCAATAGTGCTTCAAAGGATGGGAAATTGGAAGTGATGAAGAAAAGAGCTTCTGAATATCACTCAGATACGGAGATTGAGGTGCTTAGAGCATCAAAAAAAGGTGATTTGGTGATAATGCCTGTGGAAGATTCAGAATTTCATGATTTTGACAATGCTCGAAGGGCGAGGAGTTTCAAGAAAGGACAAGTATGGGCAGCATATGATGATGACGATGGAATGCCAAGGCACTATGCACTAATTAATGATGTCACTGTGAATCCATTTGAGGTATCATTGAGTTGGCTAGAATTTGAATGCAAGGGAGACGGGGAACTAATGCTTAGGCAGAAAATGGGATGTCCCATATCATGTGGGAGATTTAAGATTTCTCGGAAAGTTATGGTTAAATATCGAAATTTGTTCTCTCACGTCGTGGATAACGAAAGAGCAGCAAGAGACCTTTATCGAATTTACCCCAAGAAAGGTTCGATTTGGGCGCTCTACCAAACAAATGATTCAGATACTGAAAGAAATAACCCAGGGGTCAAAGATAAACGATGCTACGATATAATTGTCTCCTTGAGCAGTTACAGCGATGTTCATGGCTTGAGCATAGGTTTTCTGGAGAAAGTCGATGGGTTCAGGGCAGTTTTCAAGAGACGAGAAGTTGGGGCTCGTGCTGTCCAATGGCTTAGAGAAGACGATATTCAGCGTTTTTCACATCAGATTCCTGCAAAGAAGCTATCTGGGGACGAAGCCACGAACCTTCCCCAGGATTGCTGGGAATTGGATCCTGCTTCACTTAGTCCTCAGGTGTCTACGGGGTCATAG